AGCCGTTGCGGTCGTTGATCCGGCGCCGGGATACCCTGCCTGCGGTGCCGTGAAGCGCCTGACCGGAGGAGTCGATGCGGGGATGACGGTGAAGCGGGCGATGCCCACACAGGATGACGTGCTCGGGTATTTCGACACGCTGTCGAACTGGGGCCGGTGGGGCGACGACGACGAGCTCGGCACCCTGAACCACATCACCGACGACGTCCGGCTGGCGGCGGCGCGGGCCGTGCGTCACGGCAGGAGCGTGTCCTGCGCGTGGGAGGTCGCCGCACCGCGAGACATGGAGCGGTCGACGACGGCGTGCCCGTGCACCGCCGACATGCCGGGTGCCGAGAACATGCCAGCAGCCTTCCACGCCGACCGGCGCTGGGGCTTCTCGTCCGAGCAGCTCAGCATCTCGTACCACGGCAACACCCTCACCCACCTCGACTCGCCGTGCCACATCTTCTGGGACGGCATGATGTACAACGGGCGGTCGCACTCGCTGGTCGACACCGCGACGGGGTCGGCGTGGGCGGCCGTCACGGCGGCGGCGAACGGGATCATCACGCGCGGTGTGCTGCTGGACGTCGCGAGGGTCCGTGATGTGCCGTGGTTGGAACCGGGGCAGGGTGTGTATCCCGACGATCTCGAGGAGGCCGAGCGTCGCCAGGGTGTACGGGTGCGGCCCGGCGATGCGGTACTCCTGCGGACCGGCTATGGACGCTCCCGGCACGAGGCCGGTGCGGCCAGCGGTTTCACGCAGGCCGGCTGGCACGCGTCCTGCCTGCCGTGGCTACAGGAACGTGGCGTCGCGCTGATCGGCGCCGACACCCCCCAGGACGTGCAGCCGTCGGGGTACGACGATGTGTTGATGCCGGTCCACGCCGTGAGCCTCGTCGCGATGGGTCTGTGGATGCTCGACAACTGCGACCTGGAGGCGTGCGCGGCAACGGCCGCCGACCTCGGCCAGTGGGACTTCCACCTGTCCGTCGCGCCGGTCCGCTTCGCCGGCACGTCCGGCAGCCCGGTCAACCCCATCGCCACCTTCTGAGGGTGGTCCACGAGGAGGTGCTGAGCCGTGGGATTGCCACACCGATTTTCGCCGGGTGACGTGGTCGTTCGGCGTGAGGTTCTGCGTGGCGAGGTGTGGTTCGGCTGCCCGACGATCTGCGTCGAGGACTCACCCGACCTGCTCGCCCTCTACCTCCCGTCCGGAGCCGAGTTCGGTTTCCCGGCGACCGGCGTCTTTCCGTGTGGGCGGCACCCGTGGGAGACCGCCGGGCACCGGTCCTGGTCGGGGCACGGCAAGCTGATGCTGCAACGTCCCGGCGAGGCGCACTCGGTCGATGTGTTCTGGACCGGCCCGGGCCGGGACTTCGCCGGGTGGTACTTCAACCTCCAGGACCCGGTGCGGCGTACGCCGATCGGGGTGGACACCCTGGACCACGAGCTGGACCTGTGGTGGGCGGCGGACGCCGACCGGTACGTCTGGAAGGACGTGGAGATGTTCGCCCAGCGCCTCGTCGAGGGGCGCTACCCGGGTATGGGAGACGCGATCCAGGCCGAGGGTGACCGGATCGCCGCGCTGCTCGACGCGGGCGAGCGCTGGTGGGACCCGGCGTGGGCGAAGTGGCAGCCCGACCCGACCTGGTCGGCGTCCCCGCTGCCCGCCGGCTGGGACCAGGTGCCGCCGGCCCGCTGACCCGCGCGGTCGGTCCTCCGCCAGGTACGGCTGCGGGCGCCGGGGTCCGATCAGGACTCCGACGCCCGCGTGGGGTGGCCAGGGGTTCAGCCGATCGTCTCCCGCTCCCGCCAGGCGGTCCGCAGGGAGGTTCGGCCGTTGGTGCGCAGCAGCGACCCCTCGTACACCCGGGCCCCGGCGACCAGGAACGCCCCGGCGGCGAGCAGCAGGATGACCAGCGAGACGAACGGCTCCCAGCCGGCCGCGTCGCCGGTGAACAGCCGCAGCGGCATGGCCGTGGGCGACGAGAACGGCAGGTAGGACAGCACCCGCATCGCGGTGTCGTTGTCGTTCAGGAAGATCACCGCGAAGAACGGCAGCATGACGGCGAGTTGCACCGGCGTCGATACGGCGGCGATGTCCTCCTGCCGGTTGGCCAGGGCGCCGGCCGCCGCCCACATCGCGGCGAGCAGCACGAAACCGAGCAGGAAGAACGGCACGAACCAGCCGATCGCCGGGGCGAGCAGGGTGAGGAGACCGCCACTGTCACCGATCTGCATGCCGACCACCGCCACCACCGCGATGAGCGCGATCTGGGCGAACGCCAGGATGCCACCGGCCACCACCTTGCCGGCCAGCAGCGCTCGGACCGGCACGGCGGCGACCAGGATCTCCACGATCCGGGTCTGCTTCTCCTCGATGACGCTCTGCGCGATCTGCACCCCGAACGTCTGCGAGGTGATGAAGAAGACGAACGCGAAGACGAACGGCACCAGGAACGCCACCACCGGGTCGACCGCGTCCGGGTCGAGCAGGTGCACGGTCGGCTGGCTGCTCAGCGCCGCCACCACGTCGTCGGGGGCCTCGTCCATGGCCAGGACGGCCGGCCCCGCGACCACCGCGGCGTCGACGTCGTCGTCGCGGACGGCCTGCTCGGCGGCCCGGTCGTCGGCGACCACCCGGACCTCAAGGCCGGCCGCGCGCAGCGGAGCGGCCGCGCTCTCGGTCGCCGCCACGGTGGACGGTCCGCCGGAGAGCAGCGGAGGCAGGATGGTGCCGGCCGCGGCGATG
The nucleotide sequence above comes from Micromonospora luteifusca. Encoded proteins:
- a CDS encoding cyclase family protein, producing MPTQDDVLGYFDTLSNWGRWGDDDELGTLNHITDDVRLAAARAVRHGRSVSCAWEVAAPRDMERSTTACPCTADMPGAENMPAAFHADRRWGFSSEQLSISYHGNTLTHLDSPCHIFWDGMMYNGRSHSLVDTATGSAWAAVTAAANGIITRGVLLDVARVRDVPWLEPGQGVYPDDLEEAERRQGVRVRPGDAVLLRTGYGRSRHEAGAASGFTQAGWHASCLPWLQERGVALIGADTPQDVQPSGYDDVLMPVHAVSLVAMGLWMLDNCDLEACAATAADLGQWDFHLSVAPVRFAGTSGSPVNPIATF
- a CDS encoding DUF402 domain-containing protein; amino-acid sequence: MGLPHRFSPGDVVVRREVLRGEVWFGCPTICVEDSPDLLALYLPSGAEFGFPATGVFPCGRHPWETAGHRSWSGHGKLMLQRPGEAHSVDVFWTGPGRDFAGWYFNLQDPVRRTPIGVDTLDHELDLWWAADADRYVWKDVEMFAQRLVEGRYPGMGDAIQAEGDRIAALLDAGERWWDPAWAKWQPDPTWSASPLPAGWDQVPPAR
- a CDS encoding ABC transporter permease → MNITQAIRLVAEREIRVKIRDRTFLFGTLFFLLIAAAGTILPPLLSGGPSTVAATESAAAPLRAAGLEVRVVADDRAAEQAVRDDDVDAAVVAGPAVLAMDEAPDDVVAALSSQPTVHLLDPDAVDPVVAFLVPFVFAFVFFITSQTFGVQIAQSVIEEKQTRIVEILVAAVPVRALLAGKVVAGGILAFAQIALIAVVAVVGMQIGDSGGLLTLLAPAIGWFVPFFLLGFVLLAAMWAAAGALANRQEDIAAVSTPVQLAVMLPFFAVIFLNDNDTAMRVLSYLPFSSPTAMPLRLFTGDAAGWEPFVSLVILLLAAGAFLVAGARVYEGSLLRTNGRTSLRTAWRERETIG